The Epinephelus lanceolatus isolate andai-2023 chromosome 8, ASM4190304v1, whole genome shotgun sequence genome includes a window with the following:
- the noc2l gene encoding nucleolar complex protein 2 homolog, producing the protein MAAKQKRKLEDLSVDEFMQSGFDSEGESEEETQKQNGLNKKNKKKGLKSAALQTDDKKKGKASEHKEQLSRLKNKDPEFYKFLQANDQTLLNFDDTDSSEDEDEKKYHKLPSALEEASSGDDEDGDDEEGQKASKKSKKAKESIKVTDKMIEEWKAAMKKEPTARLFREVTQAFKAAVATTKGEGVTQCRYKVADSSVFNALVLFCIRDIYVALQRMLNLKPEKDQKKLVLPSSSPRWQKNQIDIKMYLSGVVQLLSCLTEATVISAVLRHANQLVPYYLCLPKQCRHLVKQLMKQWSTGEETSRVLAFLALNKMCRHKQETYLNAILKQMYISYVQNCKFTSPNALPMINFMQRTLTEMYSLDTQTTYQHAFIYIRQLAIHLRNAMTMKKKETYQSVYNWQYIHCLYLWCRVLSTLHPSDVLQPLIYPLCQVINGTIKLVPTSRYYPLRMHCCRALTLLSSSTNTFVPVLPFLLEIFQQVDFNKKPGRMSKKPINFAVILKLSKVNLMEKAYKDGLIDQLYDLILEYFHTQASSIGFPELALPTVIQLKAFLKECKVANYCKPVRQLLEKVQENSSHITGRRQKAAFGVADATAVAALEKQVKEEGTPLSRYYSQWKKLREKEIQLEISGKDRMEDLDLPEIKRKKIQEKKAEDKKEFKDLFQSDSESDEDDGGLKIKGKKGRRGSDDDEDDDDLEDLSDMSDDEGMEGLDSDEDDDDDDDEEGDGKASKAPRPLSSSALIQLAEGDEDVVEDLELSDDD; encoded by the exons ATGGCAGCTAAACAGAAGAG gaaATTGGAAGACCTCAGTGTGGATGAGTTCATGCAGTCAGGCTTTGACTCTGAAGGTGAATCTGAAGAAGAGACTCAGAAACAGAATGGACTcaataaaaagaacaagaagaaaGGTCTGAAATCTGCAGCCCTTCAGAC GGATGATAAAAAGAAAGGCAAGGCCAGTGAGCACAAGGAGCAGCTGTCCAGGTTAAAGAACAAAGATCCAGAGTTCTACAAGTTCTTACAAGCAAACGACCAAACGCTCCTAAACTTTGATGACACAGACAGctctgaggatgaggatgagaagAAGTATCACAAGTTGCCATCTGCACTGGAG GAGGCCAGCTCTGGTGACGATGAGGACGGGGATGATGAGGAGGGTCAGAAAGCTTCAAAGAAATCCAAGAAGGCAAAGGAGTCTATCAAAGTCACAGATAAAATGATTGAAGAGTGGAAAGCTGCTATGAAGAAGGAACCCACAGCTCGTCTCTTTAGAGAGGTCACCCAGGCATTTAAGGCTGCTGTGGCTACAACTAAGGGTGAAGGAGTTACTCAGTGTCGATACAAAGTGGCCGACAGCTCAG TGTTCAACGCCTTGGTCTTGTTCTGTATCAGAGATATTTATGTGGCCCTGCAGAGGATGCTCAACCTTAAGCCAGAGAAAGACCAGAAAAA GCTAGTGCTCCCGTCATCTAGTCCAAGGTGGCAGAAGAATCAGATTGACATCAAGATGTATCTCAGTGGAGTAGTTCAG CTGTTATCCTGTCTAACTGAGGCCACAGTCATCAGTGCTGTCCTGAGGCATGCCAACCAGCTCGTACCTTATTACCTTTGTCTACCCAAACAGTGTCGTCACCTGGTTAAG CAACTGATGAAGCAGTGGAGCACGGGGGAGGAGACAAGTCGGGTTCTAGCCTTCCTGGCCCTCAACAAAATGTGTAGACACAAGCAGGAAACATACCTGAACGCTATTCTCAAG CAAATGTACATTTCGTATGTACAGAACTGTAAGTTCACATCTCCCAACGCGCTGCCCATGATCAACTTCATGCAGCGGACTCTAACAGAGATGTACTCCCTGGACACACAGACCACTTACCAGCACGCCTTCATCTACATTCGACAGCTGGCCATTCACCTCAGGAATGCCATGACCATGAAGAAAAAG GAAACGTACCAATCTGTGTATAACTGGCAGTATATCCACTGTCTGTACCTGTGGTGTCGAGTCCTCAGCACCCTGCACCCTAGTGATGTACTCCAACCTCTCATCTATCCACTCTGCCAAGTCATAAACGGCACCATCAA GCTGGTGCCCACATCCAGATATTACCCTTTGAGGATGCACTGTTGCAGAGCCCTCACCCTGCTGTCCAGCAGCACCAACACATTTGTACCGGTCCTGCCTTTCCTCCTGGAG ATCTTTCAACAGGTTGACTTTAACAAGAAACCAGGGCGAATGAGCAAGAAACCCATCAACTTTGCTGTCATCCTGAAGCTGAGCAAGGTCAACCTGATGGAGAAAGCCTATAAG GATGGGTTGATTGACCAGCTGTATGACCTGATCCTGGAATACTTCCACACTCAGGCCAGCTCCATCGGCTTCCCAGAGCTCGCCCTGCCCACCGTCATTCAG CTGAAAGCATTCCTGAAGGAATGCAAAGTGGCCAATTACTGCAAGCCGGTGCGCCAGCTGCTGGAGAAGGTACAGGAGAACAGCAGCCACATCACAGGACGAAGACAGAAGGCCGCCTTCGGAGTGGCCGATGCCACCGctgtg GCGGCCTTGGAGAAGCAGGTCAAGGAGGAGGGGACTCCCCTCAGCAGGTACTACAGCCAGTGGAAGAAGCTGAGGGAGAAGGAGATCCAGCTGGAGATCTCTGGCAAAGACAGG ATGGAGGATCTGGACCTCCCTGAGATCAAACGTAAGAAGATTCAGGAGAAGAAGGCGGAAGACAAGAAAGAGTTCAAGGATCTGTTTCAGTCTGACAGCGAATCAGACGAAGATGACGGAGGACTCAAAATCAAAG GGAAAAAGGGCCGCCGTGGGtcagatgatgatgaggatgatgatgatcttGAAGATTTGTCTGACATGAGCGATGACGAGGGGATGGAAGGCCTAGACTCAG atgaggatgatgatgatgatgatgatgaggaaggAGATGGAAAGGCCTCCAAGGCTCCTCGGCCGctgtcctcctctgctctgatacAGCTGGCAGAAGGAGACGAGGATGTGGTGGAAGACCTGGAGCTGTCTGATGATGACTGA